DNA from Flavobacterium aestivum:
TTTGCGTCAAGCCGCCATTTGGGATGAGTTAAAAGATCGTTTGGATGATTCAGCTTTAGGGCTTTCCGGAGGACAACAACAACGTTTGTGTATAGGAAGAACATTAGCTGTAAGCCCGGATATTATTTTGATGGATGAACCAGCAAGTGCATTAGATCCAATTTCGACTTCTAAAATCGAAGAATTAGTGCATCAGTTAAAAGAGCAATATACTATCATTATCGTGACGCACAATATGCAACAAGCTGCCAGAACGAGTGATCATACTGCCTTTTTTTATATGGGTGAATTGATTGAAATGGGCAAAACAAATTCTATATTTACAAAACCGGTACAAAAGCAAACCGAGGATTATATAACAGGTAGATTTGGATAAAAGGTTTATAGAAAGATTTAAAGATTAAAAAATTTCATAATTCCTGAATCGTTAAGTTTTTAAATAAAAAAAGATGAGTACACATTTCGAAATAGAATTAGATAAGTTAAAAAATATTATTGAAAAAATCGGGAAATTGGCTGAAGGCCAAGTGAGCGAATCAGTAAAAAAACTTTTGCAGGAGCCGGAAGTGGCTGAAGCGAAAAGCATCAAAAAAACAGAAAATAAAATTGACAAATTAGATATAAAAATCGATGAAATTTGTCAACGCATTTTTGCTTTGCAACAACCCGTTGCTTCTGATTTACGTTTTATAATGTCTGCAATGCAAATTAGCAACGAGATTGAACGAATTGGAGATTTATCAATAAGTATCGTAAAAAGATCAAAGAATATTAAAGAGAAACACGATCTGATTGTTAAGTTCAATATAGCCGATGTTGCCAGACAAGTAGAGTTAATTACGGTAAAGACCAATAATTGTTTTATGACTCGTAATGAAAATGTTATTGGAGAGATTTTTGTACTGAACAACGAGATCAGAAAGAATTGCGAAGACGCAATACACGATATTATAAATGAAATGAAAGTAAATTCTAAGGCTGTAGTTTCAGGAACTAATTTGGTGATTATTTTAAAGCATTTAGAGCGAATTTCTGAGCATTGTACCAACATTGCAGAATACGTTTACTTTATGATAAATGCTAAAATTATCAAACACGATAAATTTGATGATTTAGAATCGGAAGATTAGTATTTCTCATTAAAAATTAGAATTAGTACCAATAAAAAAGTCGGAACATTTAAACTGTTCCGACTTTTTTATTTATTAAAAGACCCTGAATAAATCTTCCCAATTTACAGTGCTGTCCAAATGTGGGAGCCCTTTAAATTGATCTGTTTTTGAAAGATCTTCTATTTTAAAATTCTCTTGGGTTGAATAGGGAACTAAGCCTTCTTGTTCTAATTTTTCGGCCAAATAGATTTGTTCATATTGTCCAGGAGTGGGTATGAAAAATGCTTTCTTGTTTAGTTTTACCAAGTCCATAATAGTTGTGTATCCGGATCGGCAAAGAACTTTTTCGCTTTCGTTGAAAGTTTGTTCCAACTGGCGGGTTTTCATGAAATTGTAGTAGGTTACATTCCCTATCTGTTCCTTTTTTTGTTCGGCTTCGATTATTCCTTTTACAAATACTACTTTACCGGTAAAACGTTTTACTTCTTCGGTAAGATGAGCTTCCAATAGTCCTCGTTGTGGTTCAGGGCCAGACAAAATAATCATTAGGTCATATTGTGTAGGCAGTCCCATTTTATGCATTCTGCTTAATGGGCCTAAATATTGTAAGGGCAAAGTACTGTGTTCTAGATGCCCTAATTTTCCTGTGAGATTTAATGTTGAATTCACATCGGGAACCCAACAGGCATTGTATTTTTTTATAATGTGCTGATGTAATTTGCTGGTAATCCATGTAGTGTTTCCAGTCATAACATTCAATTGATGAGTGATAAACACCGAGGGGATTTTTTTACTGAAAACCCCCAATCTATTATCAGATATAATACCATCAATCTCGTATTTTTTAATCCATTTGTTTACGATGTTTTTTTCGTCCAAAATGGCTTCTATCATTTTTGGTAGGTTTTTAAAAAGTTTCCATTTAAAATTCTTGCCGTTTTTTGCATATTCAATTTGATAAGATGGCAATTCTAGGGTTTTTAAATATGGAAATTCTTTTCGGAGTAGCTCTAGGGCAATTCCATCAGAAGCAATTATAGGGTTGAAATCATTTTCTTGTAAAGCTTTAATGATAGGAATACAGCGTGT
Protein-coding regions in this window:
- the phoU gene encoding phosphate signaling complex protein PhoU; this translates as MSTHFEIELDKLKNIIEKIGKLAEGQVSESVKKLLQEPEVAEAKSIKKTENKIDKLDIKIDEICQRIFALQQPVASDLRFIMSAMQISNEIERIGDLSISIVKRSKNIKEKHDLIVKFNIADVARQVELITVKTNNCFMTRNENVIGEIFVLNNEIRKNCEDAIHDIINEMKVNSKAVVSGTNLVIILKHLERISEHCTNIAEYVYFMINAKIIKHDKFDDLESED
- a CDS encoding glycosyltransferase codes for the protein MNLKSDNKNILIAPLNWGLGHATRCIPIIKALQENDFNPIIASDGIALELLRKEFPYLKTLELPSYQIEYAKNGKNFKWKLFKNLPKMIEAILDEKNIVNKWIKKYEIDGIISDNRLGVFSKKIPSVFITHQLNVMTGNTTWITSKLHQHIIKKYNACWVPDVNSTLNLTGKLGHLEHSTLPLQYLGPLSRMHKMGLPTQYDLMIILSGPEPQRGLLEAHLTEEVKRFTGKVVFVKGIIEAEQKKEQIGNVTYYNFMKTRQLEQTFNESEKVLCRSGYTTIMDLVKLNKKAFFIPTPGQYEQIYLAEKLEQEGLVPYSTQENFKIEDLSKTDQFKGLPHLDSTVNWEDLFRVF